From one Shewanella sp. GD04112 genomic stretch:
- a CDS encoding CHAP domain-containing protein produces the protein MVKGFCLLILAASLVCGLGYLGYHGLTRYNLNTDFQVGDVLDSLNGVEIYYNGGVNTNEGRNLSLDGYNLGIKYQCVEFVKRYFYLRYQHKMPDSFGHAKDFFNDLLPDASWNEKRALRQYTNGSQSKPMADDLLVFAPWIFNPYGHVAIVASVTETSIEIAQQNPGPFAPSREIFPLVQREGLWYIDAPRTKGWLRWEAPATMIVAGEVEENVEGSTEGNPQANQQATPLKR, from the coding sequence ATGGTGAAAGGTTTTTGTTTATTGATACTCGCAGCGAGCCTAGTCTGCGGCCTTGGTTATCTCGGCTACCACGGGCTAACTCGTTATAACTTAAATACGGACTTCCAAGTGGGTGATGTACTCGACTCACTCAATGGCGTCGAGATTTATTATAACGGCGGCGTCAACACTAACGAGGGGCGCAACCTCTCCCTCGACGGCTATAACCTGGGTATCAAATACCAATGCGTAGAGTTCGTTAAACGTTACTTTTATCTGCGTTATCAACACAAAATGCCCGACAGTTTCGGTCACGCCAAAGACTTCTTCAATGACCTGTTGCCCGATGCGAGCTGGAATGAAAAACGTGCCCTACGGCAATATACCAATGGCAGCCAAAGCAAACCTATGGCCGATGATTTACTGGTATTCGCGCCATGGATATTTAATCCCTACGGCCATGTCGCGATTGTCGCCAGCGTCACTGAGACTAGTATCGAAATTGCCCAGCAGAACCCCGGCCCTTTTGCGCCGTCACGGGAGATTTTCCCCTTAGTGCAACGTGAAGGCCTGTGGTATATCGATGCCCCGCGTACCAAGGGTTGGCTACGCTGGGAAGCTCCTGCGACCATGATTGTGGCGGGAGAGGTTGAGGAGAACGTTGAAGGAAGTACTGAGGGGAATCCCCAAGCAAACCAACAAGCGACTCCACTTAAACGCTAA
- a CDS encoding TonB-dependent receptor: protein MTFKTSFVALAVFAALTQSAVAQEAPDTGTNKNKDIEKITVTASRMDKSPSSIPNTVTIIDRVQLEEQFRTTKDLSTIIGNLAPSFSPSRQKMSNTGETLRGRPPLIMIDGVPQSNPLRSGGRSGQTIDPAMIERIEIIHGANAMHGLGAQGGIINYITKKPTGDNQHVVSFDVTVPDSLKSNGVSFGASYAFSGESELIDMLGSVSYRNNGVYYDANHDVIGVDTTQGESMDSQSKDFFIKLGHNFAESRLELMVNHYNMENNGDWMPVKGDITTGKPTGAIEEKQPWEAANNQVTTTSLTYTHENIAGQQLSIQLFNQDFEAVYGGGCNKTFYDPAFANNDNLVQCEGPKGESWYYEQSRNSSVKWGLKTSLIAKNIADTGIDAAYGIDLFRDTTEQDLVQTGLSWVPESTYDNFAPYLQLDYDLITDLTLSTGVRYEHAKLNVDDYKTLYGAGNKQIEGGEASFDETLFNIGVSYKITPDIRVYTSYNQGFGMPDIGRILRDGNSFPGANPSISDSLSLAPIVTDNVEFGADYQGEFLSAKIAYYRSATDYGARLALNSDGFYDVKREKSVIDGIEANITAYLTSNDDLGMNLAIQRGEYDSNDDNKTDTDLDGANISPNRINLFWNHNFDNEMSTRVQANYFMDRDFEDATGEKYAEFNGYTTVDASFSMPLYTGTLTLGVQNLFNKDYFNYYSQTMGTNDRYFKGMGRTATLGYTVAF, encoded by the coding sequence ATGACGTTCAAAACCTCGTTTGTTGCCCTCGCCGTATTTGCCGCCCTCACCCAATCCGCAGTGGCTCAAGAAGCCCCAGATACGGGAACGAATAAGAATAAAGACATCGAAAAAATCACTGTCACCGCGAGCCGCATGGATAAATCGCCAAGCTCCATTCCCAATACAGTGACCATTATCGACCGCGTGCAACTCGAAGAGCAGTTCCGCACCACTAAAGATTTGTCGACGATTATCGGCAACTTAGCACCTAGCTTTTCACCCAGCCGCCAGAAGATGAGCAACACGGGCGAAACCCTGCGTGGCCGTCCGCCATTAATAATGATCGATGGCGTCCCCCAATCCAACCCACTGCGTAGTGGTGGTCGTTCGGGACAAACTATCGACCCTGCGATGATCGAGCGTATCGAAATTATCCACGGCGCCAATGCGATGCACGGCTTAGGCGCACAGGGCGGTATCATCAACTACATCACCAAAAAACCAACGGGTGATAACCAACACGTCGTCAGTTTCGATGTTACTGTGCCCGACTCGCTCAAATCGAACGGTGTAAGTTTTGGTGCCAGCTATGCGTTTTCGGGCGAATCCGAGCTGATCGATATGTTGGGCTCGGTGAGCTATCGCAATAACGGCGTGTACTACGATGCAAACCACGATGTGATTGGGGTGGACACGACGCAAGGTGAGTCCATGGACAGCCAGAGCAAAGACTTCTTTATCAAACTCGGCCATAACTTTGCCGAGTCGCGCTTAGAGCTGATGGTTAACCATTACAACATGGAGAACAATGGCGATTGGATGCCGGTGAAAGGCGATATCACCACAGGTAAACCAACGGGCGCAATCGAAGAAAAACAACCTTGGGAAGCGGCCAACAACCAAGTCACGACGACTAGCCTCACTTACACCCACGAGAATATTGCCGGTCAACAGCTGAGTATTCAGTTGTTTAATCAAGATTTTGAGGCCGTGTATGGCGGTGGCTGTAACAAGACGTTCTACGATCCTGCATTTGCCAATAACGACAACTTAGTACAATGCGAAGGCCCTAAAGGCGAGAGTTGGTACTATGAGCAATCGCGTAACTCTTCAGTCAAATGGGGATTAAAGACCTCGTTAATTGCCAAAAATATTGCCGATACGGGTATCGATGCCGCCTATGGTATCGACCTGTTCCGCGATACCACTGAGCAGGATTTAGTGCAGACTGGTCTGTCGTGGGTGCCTGAAAGCACCTATGACAACTTCGCGCCTTATTTGCAGTTAGATTATGATTTAATTACTGATCTAACCCTATCGACCGGCGTACGCTACGAGCACGCTAAACTCAATGTCGATGACTATAAGACGCTCTACGGCGCGGGAAATAAACAAATCGAAGGGGGCGAAGCGAGTTTTGACGAGACCCTATTCAACATAGGAGTCTCCTACAAGATCACTCCAGATATCCGCGTTTACACTAGCTATAACCAAGGCTTTGGTATGCCGGATATCGGCCGCATTCTGCGCGACGGTAACAGCTTCCCTGGAGCGAACCCAAGTATCAGCGACTCTCTATCCCTTGCACCGATTGTGACGGATAACGTGGAGTTTGGCGCCGATTACCAAGGTGAATTCTTGAGCGCTAAGATTGCTTACTACCGTTCGGCCACCGATTATGGCGCCCGTTTAGCCTTAAACAGCGACGGCTTCTACGACGTTAAACGTGAGAAGAGCGTGATTGACGGTATCGAAGCCAATATCACCGCCTACCTGACCAGCAACGACGATCTGGGCATGAATCTAGCGATTCAGCGCGGTGAATACGATTCGAATGATGACAACAAAACGGATACCGATCTCGATGGTGCCAACATTTCACCGAATCGTATCAACCTGTTCTGGAACCATAATTTCGATAACGAAATGTCGACGCGCGTACAGGCAAACTACTTTATGGACCGTGATTTCGAAGATGCCACAGGCGAGAAATATGCCGAGTTTAATGGCTACACCACTGTCGATGCGTCATTCTCTATGCCGCTCTACACTGGCACCTTAACCTTAGGCGTACAAAACCTGTTTAATAAGGATTATTTCAACTACTACTCACAAACTATGGGTACTAATGATCGTTATTTCAAAGGCATGGGTCGCACAGCAACACTCGGTTATACAGTGGCTTTCTAG
- a CDS encoding TetR/AcrR family transcriptional regulator has protein sequence MAEKTVKLTHSQLKRLAILDASQEEFMVNGFAGASMDRIAQRANVSKRTVYNHFPSKEVLFEATTGDLWARTKEAATLAFNPEQSLESQLQQIARRCWELYQQPDFLRVARVVMAEFIRSPVQATEAMERLAKQEGGLEAWLAGAVAHKALKIDNIPLAATQFWGMFKAFAFWPKLFHLKNHDEQRQEIIDANIRMFLAMYRA, from the coding sequence ATGGCAGAAAAAACAGTAAAACTGACACATTCCCAACTGAAGCGTTTGGCGATCCTCGACGCGTCACAGGAAGAATTTATGGTCAATGGTTTTGCCGGCGCCAGCATGGATAGAATTGCCCAGCGTGCCAATGTCTCCAAGCGCACGGTTTACAATCATTTCCCCAGCAAAGAAGTGTTATTCGAGGCGACAACTGGTGACCTGTGGGCGCGCACTAAGGAAGCGGCCACCTTGGCATTTAATCCTGAGCAGAGCCTCGAATCACAATTGCAACAGATTGCGCGTCGCTGCTGGGAGCTGTATCAGCAACCGGATTTCCTGCGAGTGGCAAGGGTAGTGATGGCCGAGTTTATTCGTTCACCGGTTCAAGCGACCGAGGCCATGGAACGATTAGCTAAGCAAGAAGGTGGATTAGAGGCGTGGCTTGCCGGAGCCGTGGCCCATAAGGCATTAAAAATCGATAATATTCCACTGGCGGCAACCCAGTTTTGGGGCATGTTTAAGGCCTTCGCCTTTTGGCCGAAATTGTTCCATTTGAAAAATCACGATGAGCAGCGGCAAGAGATCATTGATGCCAATATCCGTATGTTCCTCGCCATGTATCGCGCTTAA
- a CDS encoding MBL fold metallo-hydrolase: MTLDPNTIQTAPTQDQRFRNEAPNAHSGEGNLPAILWRYVTERIPDKTPSQALPIQPMQLSATAGATPMLYKISHSTVLLQLNGQYWLTDPVFSKRASPSQWFGPKRFHALPIELENIPPLAGIILSHDHYDHLDKQSVVALAARTQKFIVPLGVDKHLIAWGIPKEKIITLNWWQATEHQGVRFTATPAQHFSGRGLKDRNQTLWASWAIQSPELNIFFSGDSGYFDGFKKIGDKLGPFDLTLVETGAYDEMWADIHMQPEQSLRAHLDLQGQYLIPIHNSSFDLALHSWYEPLERIAAAAKAYAVPLLTPEFGQGINLNDLAHSPALNQGWWKSYLPKDRPEFEVVPVKLASNK, translated from the coding sequence ATGACCTTAGATCCCAACACCATTCAAACTGCCCCAACTCAGGATCAACGCTTTCGTAATGAAGCGCCGAACGCTCACAGTGGTGAAGGTAATTTACCTGCTATTTTATGGCGTTACGTCACTGAACGTATTCCCGATAAGACTCCGAGCCAAGCGCTACCTATTCAGCCCATGCAACTGTCCGCCACGGCGGGGGCAACGCCTATGCTGTATAAAATCAGCCACTCGACTGTGCTGTTACAGCTAAACGGCCAGTATTGGTTAACCGATCCTGTGTTTTCAAAGCGCGCCTCACCCAGCCAATGGTTTGGTCCAAAACGTTTTCACGCTCTGCCCATTGAGCTCGAGAACATTCCGCCGCTCGCTGGGATTATCTTGTCCCACGATCATTATGATCACTTAGACAAGCAAAGCGTAGTGGCGCTCGCTGCGCGCACTCAGAAGTTTATTGTGCCACTGGGTGTCGATAAACATTTGATTGCTTGGGGGATACCGAAGGAAAAAATTATCACCCTGAACTGGTGGCAAGCAACCGAACACCAAGGTGTGCGCTTTACCGCCACCCCCGCACAACATTTTTCGGGCCGAGGACTGAAAGACAGAAATCAAACCCTGTGGGCATCTTGGGCTATTCAATCCCCTGAATTAAATATCTTTTTCAGTGGCGACTCAGGCTATTTTGATGGTTTTAAAAAGATTGGCGATAAACTGGGCCCCTTCGACCTCACCTTAGTCGAAACTGGTGCCTACGATGAGATGTGGGCCGATATTCACATGCAGCCTGAGCAATCGCTGCGGGCGCATTTAGATCTTCAAGGTCAATACCTTATCCCAATCCACAACAGCAGTTTCGACTTAGCGCTGCACAGTTGGTACGAACCCTTAGAGCGGATTGCCGCGGCGGCGAAAGCCTATGCAGTCCCCCTGCTGACGCCTGAGTTTGGTCAGGGGATTAACCTCAATGATCTAGCCCACAGCCCAGCGCTCAATCAAGGGTGGTGGAAGTCATACTTACCCAAAGACAGACCCGAGTTTGAAGTAGTTCCAGTCAAACTCGCCTCCAATAAATAG
- a CDS encoding YceK/YidQ family lipoprotein: MRWLAWLVVCGYLSGCAAVTSRMGADSTWGHSFSSVQTAVDNGEECVVISAISAPPLLLFTIPLTLVDMGGSLVVDAVMLPVDLAITPSNPELRTPRSMFCRYNYSI; encoded by the coding sequence ATGCGTTGGTTGGCTTGGTTAGTTGTATGCGGGTATCTCAGTGGATGCGCAGCGGTAACGTCGAGAATGGGAGCAGATTCAACCTGGGGTCACTCTTTTTCGAGTGTGCAAACAGCTGTCGATAATGGCGAGGAGTGTGTGGTGATATCCGCGATATCCGCTCCGCCTCTGCTGCTGTTTACTATCCCTCTGACACTAGTGGATATGGGCGGCTCACTGGTAGTCGATGCAGTGATGCTACCCGTCGATTTGGCTATCACCCCAAGCAATCCTGAGCTTCGTACACCGCGTTCTATGTTCTGCCGCTATAACTACAGCATTTAA
- a CDS encoding monodechloroaminopyrrolnitrin synthase PrnB family protein has translation MKPATYNTEAFDEWIRSRFVELNSLLEQLYYQQTDRANVQDIGTELKQTLESEGRELIKALLDEGNTDEGFDSAFDLLGNVGLYMAACRRHEITEPTRETTSPLVEASALAMHIGASIGVTPRFATAHLTTHNRAHNGIYKRFTDLPDEKLFVDYNTKGILAYKRASDALLKIQPLGISHPISHDLLRVAKQALQDVIESNQQLFKRLDTDRFFYCVRPYYKPYRVGSVVYRGANAGDFAGINVIDLTLGLCFANESAYSQMLVDKFLYMMPEDQQILRECMRRPNLMDDFLQSKACVQQDWYQENLKLFIEVCELHGETAIQHHNELVTKYIAEPSVNMEQQHLAKVTASGPPLHVLLGSLERLRDRRAAVLRSDIRTRYHDLKKLKDSLR, from the coding sequence GTGAAACCTGCCACCTATAACACCGAAGCTTTCGATGAGTGGATCCGCAGTCGCTTTGTGGAACTCAACTCCCTGCTCGAACAGCTTTATTATCAGCAGACCGACCGCGCCAATGTGCAAGATATCGGCACCGAGCTTAAGCAAACATTAGAAAGTGAAGGGCGTGAGCTGATTAAGGCGCTGCTCGATGAAGGCAATACCGATGAAGGCTTCGACAGTGCCTTCGATCTACTAGGGAATGTCGGCCTGTATATGGCCGCCTGTCGTCGCCATGAGATTACCGAGCCGACGCGGGAAACCACTTCGCCACTGGTCGAGGCGTCGGCGCTCGCTATGCATATCGGCGCCTCCATCGGTGTGACGCCACGCTTTGCTACTGCTCATTTGACCACCCATAACCGTGCCCACAATGGTATCTACAAACGCTTTACCGATCTGCCCGACGAGAAGCTGTTTGTGGATTACAACACTAAGGGCATCTTGGCCTATAAGCGTGCCAGCGATGCCTTATTAAAAATTCAGCCCTTGGGGATCTCTCATCCTATTAGCCACGATTTGCTGCGGGTCGCCAAGCAAGCATTGCAGGATGTGATTGAGTCAAACCAGCAGTTATTCAAACGTTTAGATACCGACCGCTTCTTCTATTGCGTGCGCCCCTATTACAAACCCTATCGGGTTGGCTCAGTGGTGTATCGCGGCGCCAATGCTGGCGACTTTGCCGGAATTAACGTTATCGATTTAACTCTAGGTCTATGTTTTGCCAACGAATCGGCCTATTCGCAAATGCTGGTGGATAAGTTTTTATACATGATGCCAGAGGATCAACAAATCCTGCGGGAGTGTATGCGCCGTCCGAATTTGATGGATGACTTTTTACAATCCAAGGCCTGCGTGCAGCAGGATTGGTATCAGGAAAACCTTAAGCTGTTTATCGAAGTCTGTGAATTGCATGGCGAAACCGCCATTCAACACCACAATGAGTTGGTGACTAAATACATTGCCGAGCCTTCGGTGAATATGGAGCAGCAACATTTAGCCAAGGTCACCGCCAGCGGCCCACCGTTGCATGTACTGCTTGGCTCCCTCGAGCGCTTAAGGGATAGACGCGCCGCGGTATTGCGCAGCGATATTCGCACCCGTTATCACGATCTGAAAAAACTCAAAGACAGTTTAAGGTAA
- a CDS encoding DUF2986 domain-containing protein, producing MNRKKKINQTLKQKAKKANAKLHSSNKPKYVSKAERAAQAIAAETEVTQPVEQPAEVVANGNA from the coding sequence ATGAACCGTAAAAAGAAGATTAACCAAACGCTTAAACAGAAGGCGAAAAAAGCCAATGCCAAGTTGCATAGCAGCAATAAGCCTAAATACGTTTCTAAAGCCGAGCGAGCGGCGCAGGCTATCGCGGCAGAAACCGAGGTGACTCAACCCGTTGAACAACCCGCTGAGGTCGTTGCCAACGGGAATGCTTAA
- a CDS encoding aminotransferase class V-fold PLP-dependent enzyme — translation MLLNVKQDFCLAGPGYLLNHSVGRPLKSTEQAFKQAFFAPWQESGREPWGQWLGVIDNFTAALASLFNGQPQDFCPQVNLSSALTKIVMSLDRFTRDSGAVVLMSEIDFPSIGFALKKALPASCELRFIPKGLDVTDPNVWDAHICADVDLVFVSHAYSNTGQQAPLAQIIPLARERGCLSLVDVAQSAGILPLDLTKLQPDFMIGSSVKWLCSGPGAAYLWVNPAILPQCQPQDVGWFSHENPFEFDIHDFRYHPTALRFWGGTPSIAPYAIAAHSIQYFANIGSQAMREHNLQLMETVVQTLEHELVSPREADKRSGTLILQFGERQAPIMAALAEANISVDARSLGIRVSPHIYNDEADIAKLLEVIKAHR, via the coding sequence ATGCTGCTAAATGTAAAACAAGACTTTTGCCTCGCAGGCCCAGGCTATTTGCTCAACCATTCAGTGGGGCGGCCACTCAAATCGACCGAGCAGGCGTTTAAGCAGGCATTTTTTGCGCCTTGGCAGGAGTCTGGCCGCGAGCCTTGGGGTCAATGGTTGGGCGTCATCGATAACTTTACCGCGGCGCTGGCGAGCCTTTTTAATGGTCAGCCGCAGGACTTTTGCCCGCAGGTAAACCTATCGAGCGCTTTGACCAAAATTGTGATGTCCCTCGATAGATTTACGCGAGATAGCGGCGCCGTGGTGCTGATGAGCGAGATTGATTTTCCCAGCATTGGGTTTGCCCTGAAAAAGGCATTGCCCGCAAGCTGTGAGCTGCGCTTTATTCCCAAGGGCTTAGATGTCACCGACCCCAACGTGTGGGACGCGCATATTTGTGCCGATGTCGATTTAGTCTTTGTCAGCCATGCCTATTCTAATACTGGTCAGCAGGCGCCATTGGCGCAGATCATTCCCCTTGCCCGTGAGCGCGGCTGCTTGAGTCTTGTGGATGTGGCGCAATCGGCAGGAATTTTGCCGCTGGATTTAACCAAACTACAGCCGGACTTTATGATTGGTTCGAGTGTGAAATGGTTATGCTCAGGCCCGGGAGCCGCGTATCTGTGGGTCAATCCGGCTATTTTGCCCCAGTGCCAGCCGCAGGATGTGGGTTGGTTTAGCCATGAAAATCCCTTTGAGTTTGATATCCATGATTTCCGCTATCACCCAACTGCGCTACGGTTTTGGGGCGGTACGCCTTCTATCGCGCCCTATGCGATTGCCGCCCACAGCATTCAATATTTTGCCAATATTGGCTCACAGGCGATGCGTGAACATAACTTGCAGTTGATGGAGACAGTCGTCCAAACATTGGAGCATGAGTTGGTCTCGCCACGGGAAGCCGATAAGCGCAGTGGCACCTTGATCCTGCAATTTGGCGAGCGCCAAGCCCCCATCATGGCGGCGTTGGCGGAGGCGAATATCAGTGTCGATGCCCGCAGTTTAGGAATACGCGTATCGCCGCATATCTATAACGATGAGGCCGATATCGCGAAATTGCTGGAGGTGATAAAAGCCCATCGTTAA
- a CDS encoding anaerobic C4-dicarboxylate transporter: protein MILMEFIVVLGCLLLGTRYGGMGLGLISGIGLFLLTFVFGLAPGQPPVQVMLTILAVIGCASVLQTAGGLNVMMQFAERLLRRHPQYITILAPLTTWTLTFLCGTGHVVYTMFPIISDIALKKNIRPERPMAVASVASQMAICASPVSVAVVSMVSILAAQHGVGHAYSMLEILMVSVPASLCGVLVAALWSLRRGKDLDKDEEFQARIKDPEQRALIYDKSETLLDQTFPKEAYWATGIFFTAIAAVVLLGSFSELRPVFEVKGKLAPLSMNLVIQMMMLIAGAFILMSCKVKPTEIANGPVFKAGMVAIFSVFGVAWMSDTYFISHMDVLKENLSHLVQNQPWTYALVLFLISKLVNSQAAALTAIAPMGLALGVDPKLLIAFLPASYGYFVLPTYPSDLACIGFDRTGTTKIGKFIINHSFIIPGLIGVGTASTVGYLLATTLL from the coding sequence ATGATTTTAATGGAGTTTATTGTCGTACTCGGCTGTTTACTGCTCGGTACCCGCTATGGCGGTATGGGGCTAGGACTGATAAGTGGTATTGGCTTATTTTTACTAACATTTGTGTTTGGTCTCGCCCCCGGACAACCGCCCGTACAGGTGATGCTCACCATTCTTGCGGTGATCGGCTGTGCCTCGGTGTTACAAACCGCAGGTGGTTTAAATGTGATGATGCAGTTTGCCGAGCGTTTACTGCGCCGCCATCCACAGTACATCACCATTCTGGCGCCACTCACCACTTGGACCTTAACCTTTTTATGCGGAACCGGCCACGTGGTTTACACCATGTTTCCGATCATCTCCGATATCGCCCTGAAGAAAAATATTCGTCCAGAACGCCCGATGGCGGTGGCCTCGGTCGCCTCACAAATGGCGATTTGCGCTTCCCCAGTGTCGGTCGCCGTGGTCTCTATGGTATCGATTTTGGCGGCGCAGCATGGTGTCGGCCATGCCTACAGCATGCTGGAAATTTTAATGGTGTCTGTACCAGCATCCCTTTGCGGTGTGTTAGTGGCGGCACTCTGGAGCCTGCGTCGTGGTAAAGATTTAGATAAGGACGAAGAGTTTCAGGCGCGAATTAAAGATCCCGAACAAAGGGCGCTTATCTACGACAAGAGCGAGACTCTACTGGATCAAACCTTTCCTAAGGAAGCCTATTGGGCGACGGGGATTTTCTTCACCGCTATCGCCGCCGTGGTGTTACTTGGCTCCTTTAGCGAACTGCGCCCAGTGTTTGAGGTGAAGGGCAAACTGGCGCCGCTATCGATGAACTTAGTAATCCAGATGATGATGTTGATCGCTGGTGCTTTTATCTTAATGAGCTGCAAGGTCAAACCCACAGAAATTGCCAACGGCCCAGTGTTTAAAGCTGGCATGGTAGCGATTTTCTCGGTATTTGGCGTGGCTTGGATGAGTGATACTTACTTTATCAGCCATATGGATGTACTGAAGGAAAACCTCTCCCATTTGGTGCAAAACCAACCTTGGACCTATGCCTTAGTGCTGTTTTTAATCTCAAAACTGGTCAACAGCCAAGCGGCGGCGCTCACGGCTATCGCGCCCATGGGCTTGGCCTTAGGTGTCGATCCTAAGTTGTTGATTGCCTTTTTACCCGCAAGCTATGGTTACTTTGTGCTACCTACTTATCCAAGCGATTTGGCCTGTATCGGCTTCGACCGAACAGGGACCACCAAAATTGGTAAGTTCATCATTAACCACAGCTTTATTATCCCGGGATTGATAGGCGTGGGCACAGCATCGACCGTCGGTTATCTGCTGGCAACCACCTTACTGTAA
- a CDS encoding M23 family metallopeptidase yields MKLKFITLAMLLFILAGSLVPEQPVIPVKGASNKDWNSQTFWYEPWGSSGTHKGIDIFAAANTPVIAPTPLLLLYKGEFFKGGKVIVGLGPKWQIHYFAHLDSLNASTGLFAGRGDVLGTVGTTGNAQGKPPHLHYSILSMLPRPWLIDTSTQGYKKAFYLNPIDYLDPK; encoded by the coding sequence ATGAAGCTCAAATTTATCACGCTCGCCATGCTGCTTTTTATTCTTGCAGGGAGCCTAGTGCCAGAACAGCCCGTCATCCCAGTCAAAGGCGCCAGCAATAAGGATTGGAATAGCCAAACCTTTTGGTATGAACCCTGGGGCAGCTCAGGCACCCACAAAGGCATTGATATATTTGCCGCGGCCAATACGCCCGTAATCGCACCAACGCCGTTGTTACTTCTGTATAAAGGGGAGTTTTTTAAGGGGGGTAAGGTGATCGTGGGACTCGGCCCGAAATGGCAAATCCACTATTTTGCCCACCTCGACAGCCTTAACGCATCGACAGGGTTATTTGCGGGACGCGGGGATGTGCTAGGTACTGTAGGCACAACGGGGAACGCCCAAGGCAAACCGCCCCATTTGCACTATTCCATTTTAAGCATGCTACCCAGACCTTGGTTAATCGACACTTCAACCCAAGGATATAAAAAGGCGTTTTACTTAAATCCAATCGACTATTTAGACCCTAAGTAA
- a CDS encoding dicarboxylate/amino acid:cation symporter, with protein sequence MWQKLKPYQDSIVLLSALLLGGMIGIYWPSLALKLKPLGQIFLNLLFMIIVPLVAISVTSSIARMTDLKKLGAILVSIMGVSILMAIIPAVGITLLALMFDPAQGVTLDLNQTVSDTSGKMDFVALLTTNDFSGLLSKSNILALIIMSVIAGIAIGQSGEDGRKVSALLDSFNTVIMKIVAIIMLAAPVGLGAYFASTMASQDPQLVVTFARAVGLFLVACFIYLTVGSTFYAWLGGGMHGIRQFWRHALEPAVTALGTTSSLATLPVTLRAALKMGIKPEIADISLPLLVNLNKGGASIITALKIVFIYSLLGLDFTVDVFMVTILISVLSAFIIGGVPGGAFLGEIFIVTTLGLPMETIPILVVIGAITDAPSTVINVVHDLNASQIVERLNRKRLEP encoded by the coding sequence ATGTGGCAAAAACTCAAACCCTATCAAGACTCTATTGTGCTGCTCAGTGCATTATTACTTGGCGGCATGATCGGCATCTATTGGCCATCCTTGGCGCTCAAGCTCAAGCCCCTAGGGCAAATCTTTTTAAATCTGTTGTTTATGATTATCGTGCCCTTAGTGGCAATCAGCGTAACCTCATCGATTGCCCGCATGACGGACTTAAAAAAGCTTGGGGCGATTTTAGTGTCGATTATGGGCGTCTCGATTCTGATGGCGATTATTCCCGCCGTCGGCATCACCTTACTGGCACTGATGTTTGATCCAGCCCAAGGCGTGACCCTCGATCTTAATCAAACCGTTAGCGACACCTCGGGGAAGATGGATTTTGTGGCGCTGCTGACCACCAATGACTTTTCTGGATTACTCTCCAAATCCAATATCTTGGCGCTTATCATCATGTCGGTGATTGCCGGAATCGCTATAGGTCAATCGGGAGAAGATGGCCGTAAAGTCTCGGCACTACTCGACAGTTTTAATACCGTCATCATGAAGATAGTCGCCATTATTATGCTGGCCGCCCCCGTCGGCCTTGGCGCTTACTTTGCTTCCACCATGGCGAGTCAAGATCCGCAGCTTGTGGTGACCTTTGCCCGCGCCGTGGGATTATTTTTAGTAGCCTGTTTTATCTACCTCACCGTCGGCTCCACCTTTTATGCCTGGCTTGGCGGCGGCATGCACGGAATTAGACAATTTTGGCGCCACGCCCTCGAACCCGCAGTGACAGCATTAGGCACGACTTCCTCCCTCGCAACCCTGCCCGTCACCTTAAGGGCGGCGCTGAAGATGGGAATAAAACCCGAAATCGCCGATATCAGCCTGCCACTGCTGGTGAACTTGAATAAGGGCGGCGCATCCATTATCACTGCACTGAAGATTGTGTTTATCTACTCTCTGCTCGGGTTAGATTTCACGGTCGATGTGTTTATGGTGACCATACTCATCTCCGTCCTATCCGCCTTCATCATTGGTGGCGTGCCGGGCGGCGCCTTCCTCGGGGAGATTTTTATCGTCACCACCTTAGGGTTACCAATGGAAACCATCCCCATTCTGGTGGTGATAGGCGCCATTACCGACGCACCTTCCACCGTGATAAACGTCGTCCACGATCTCAATGCCAGCCAGATTGTTGAACGCCTCAATCGCAAAAGGCTTGAGCCATAG